In the Parus major isolate Abel chromosome 4A, Parus_major1.1, whole genome shotgun sequence genome, one interval contains:
- the RBMX gene encoding RNA-binding motif protein, X chromosome has protein sequence MVEADRPGKLFIGGLNTETNEKALEAVFGKYGRIVEVLLMKDRETNKSRGFAFVTFESPADAKDAARDMNGKSLDGKAIKVEQATKPSFESGGRRGPPPPPRSRGPPRGLRGARGGSGARGPPSRGSHLGSSRGPLPMKRGPPPRSGGPPPKRSAPSGPVRSSSMGGRAPVSRGRDGYGGPPRREPMPSRRDVYMSPRDDGYSTKDGYSSRDYPSSRDTRDYAPPPRDYAYRDYGHSSSRDEYPSRGYSDRDGYGGGRDRDYSDHPSGGSYRDSYESYGNSRSAPPARGPPPSYGGSSRYDDYGSTRDGYGSRESYSSSRSDVYSSGRDRVGRQDRGLPPSMERGYPPPRDSYSSSSRGAPRGGGRGGSRSDRGGGRSRY, from the exons ATGGTTGAAGCAGATCGTCCTGGGAAGCTGTTCATAGGGGGCCTGAACACAGAGACTAATGAGAAAGCCCTTGAGGCTGTATTCGGCAAATATGGACGCATTGTGGAAG TCCTTTTGATGAAAGATCGGGAAACAAACAAGTCCAGAGGATTTGCGTTCGTCACATTTGAGAGTCCAGCAGATGCAAAAGATGCTGCCAGAGATATGAATGGAAAG TCATTAGATGGGAAGGCAATTAAAGTGGAACAAGCAACCAAGCCATCCTTTGAAAGTGGTGGTAGGCGTGGGCCGCCACCCCCTCCCCGAAGCAGAGGTCCTCCCAGGGGCCTTAGAGGCGCAAGAGGCGGAAGTGGCGCGAGAGGACCACCTTCAAGAGGGAGTCACTTGG GGTCTTCTCGAGGGCCACTTCCCATGAAGAGAGGTCCACCTCCACGAAGTGGAGGCCCTCCGCCTAAAAGATCTGCACCTTCAGGACCAGTGCGTAGCAGTAGTATGGGAGGAAGAG CTCCTGTGTCACGTGGAAGAGATGGTTACGGTGGTCCTCCGCGCAGAGAGCCAATGCCATCACGGAGAGATGTCTACATGTCTCCAAGAGACGATGGCTATAGCACTAAAGACGG TTATTCAAGCAGAGATTATCCCAGTTCCAGGGATACCCGGGACTACGCACCACCTCCCCGAGACTATGCATATCGTGATTATGGTCATTCCAGTTCACGTGATGAATACCCCTCCAGGGGCTATAG TGATCGTGATGGATACGGTGGTGGACGTGACAGAGACTACTCGGATCATCCAAGTGGAGGTTCCTACCGAGATTCATATGAGAGTTATG GTAACTCACGTAGTGCTCCACCTGCTCGAGGGCCCCCGCCATCATATGGTGGAAGCAGTCGCTATGATGATTACGGCAGCACACGAGATGGATATGGAAGCCGAGAAAGTTACTCAAGCAGCAGAAGTGATGTCTACTCAAGTGGCCGTGATCGTGTTGGAAGACAAGACAGGGGTCTTCCCCCATCCATGGAAAGGGGCTATCCACCTCCTCGGGATTCTTACAGTAGTTCAAGCCGCGGGGCACCCAGAGGTGGTGGCCGTGGTGGAAGCAGATCCGATAGAGGTGGAGGCAGAAGCAGATACTAA